The Paenibacillus sophorae genome has a segment encoding these proteins:
- a CDS encoding recombinase family protein: protein MEKINRVAIYARVSTDEQAEHGYSIDAQLETLRNYCTLYKKQIVGEYVDRGISGKSIEGRYELQRLIQDVKAGLIDEVTVWKFNRMARKSIDLLQIVDILEKNNVTFRSFSENFETQTPMGRFGLQMMGAVGELERNTIVDNVKMGHRQRAKTGKHNGKVPIGYRIEGSANGRGRETKLVIVEEEALLIRKIFELYASGQGLKAIANQLNREGYLTGTKNPFSTCAVRDLLDNPMFVGKIRYNQYENWGEKRRRGKNDHPILVDGQHPPIINRNLWDKVQLLRKKKSFMPKKRFEGEYLLTGIIRCPECGAAMTASRTVNTNKDGTKVTRMYYSCGNFRSKGSSVCHANSIRKIEAEKAVMDRIQNVLDQPQILKAIVKSVNERKSGRIKPLRDELSGVNARIAILEGKRRKYLGLYELDQIDRDLFSERLKDINSELDNELTQKSRLELELQGDGAEPVPFELVRSLIERLDDLLRKSPFEQRKTLMHLIVKKINLDDKRRVKNVELCFDSETEKHFLSVAPSAEQMAEGAFSVIRESPEYNQTLSIII, encoded by the coding sequence TGCCCAGCTCGAAACCCTGCGAAATTACTGTACCTTATACAAAAAACAAATTGTCGGAGAATATGTCGATCGCGGCATCAGCGGAAAAAGCATTGAGGGACGGTATGAGCTTCAGCGCTTGATTCAAGATGTGAAGGCAGGCTTGATAGATGAGGTCACCGTCTGGAAATTCAATAGAATGGCGCGGAAAAGCATTGATCTTCTGCAAATTGTAGATATTTTAGAAAAAAATAACGTAACCTTCCGCTCCTTCTCTGAAAACTTTGAGACCCAAACTCCAATGGGGCGCTTTGGTCTCCAAATGATGGGCGCTGTCGGCGAATTGGAGAGGAATACCATTGTCGATAACGTCAAGATGGGGCATCGACAACGCGCCAAGACAGGCAAACACAACGGCAAAGTGCCTATCGGATACCGTATTGAAGGTTCCGCCAACGGACGAGGCCGAGAAACAAAGCTGGTCATTGTCGAAGAAGAAGCCTTGCTGATACGAAAAATATTTGAATTGTATGCATCCGGGCAAGGACTCAAAGCTATTGCCAATCAGCTTAATCGAGAGGGTTATCTTACTGGTACCAAGAACCCCTTCTCCACCTGCGCAGTGCGAGACCTGCTAGATAACCCGATGTTTGTAGGCAAAATCCGCTACAACCAGTACGAGAATTGGGGAGAGAAACGGCGGCGTGGAAAAAATGACCATCCGATTTTAGTGGATGGTCAGCACCCACCAATCATCAACCGGAATCTTTGGGACAAAGTGCAGCTTCTTCGAAAGAAAAAAAGCTTCATGCCGAAGAAGCGCTTCGAGGGAGAGTACCTGCTGACCGGAATAATACGCTGCCCCGAATGCGGGGCGGCGATGACCGCTAGTCGCACAGTGAACACGAATAAGGACGGTACCAAGGTCACCAGGATGTACTACTCGTGCGGCAATTTCCGTAGCAAAGGAAGCTCTGTCTGCCATGCCAACAGTATCCGCAAAATCGAGGCAGAGAAAGCCGTAATGGACCGAATTCAGAACGTGCTTGACCAGCCTCAAATACTAAAGGCCATTGTAAAGAGCGTGAACGAACGGAAGTCCGGACGCATCAAGCCGCTTCGGGACGAACTTTCAGGAGTCAACGCCCGCATAGCCATTTTAGAGGGGAAAAGGCGGAAATATCTTGGGCTGTATGAGCTAGATCAAATCGACCGTGATCTCTTCTCCGAGCGGCTGAAGGACATCAATAGCGAATTAGACAATGAACTAACCCAAAAGTCAAGACTGGAGCTAGAACTACAGGGCGATGGGGCAGAACCGGTGCCCTTTGAGCTTGTGCGTTCCCTTATAGAGCGGCTCGACGATCTACTCCGCAAGTCCCCATTCGAGCAACGCAAGACGCTCATGCACCTGATCGTCAAGAAGATCAACCTGGACGACAAGCGGAGGGTCAAGAACGTGGAACTCTGCTTCGATTCGGAGACCGAAAAACATTTTTTAAGCGTAGCCCCTTCCGCCGAGCAAATGGCAGAAGGGGCTTTCTCTGTTATTAGGGAGAGCCCCGAGTATAATCAGACGTTGTCTATAATTATTTGA
- a CDS encoding DUF4365 domain-containing protein, translated as MPNKNWTVLNSLQLGRYAEYFAKMEFASYGLEVFTSEVDDRGIDFIVKNKAGSFLEIQVKSLRGTGYVLAQKSKFNINNPNLYMALLIFKNNMMPDFFLIPAKTWAVPNAVFVDRDYNKPGQTSKPEYGINISVKNYSTLQFFDFENSILSFL; from the coding sequence ATGCCGAATAAAAACTGGACGGTTCTCAATTCGCTGCAACTTGGACGATACGCTGAGTATTTTGCCAAGATGGAGTTTGCCTCTTATGGACTTGAGGTGTTTACATCGGAAGTTGATGATCGGGGAATCGACTTCATCGTGAAGAACAAAGCAGGAAGCTTCTTGGAAATCCAAGTCAAATCATTGAGGGGAACCGGTTACGTTCTTGCACAAAAGAGCAAGTTTAATATCAATAATCCCAATTTGTATATGGCTCTACTTATCTTTAAAAACAACATGATGCCGGACTTCTTTTTAATTCCTGCGAAGACATGGGCAGTTCCTAATGCGGTTTTTGTTGACCGGGATTACAACAAACCCGGCCAAACAAGCAAGCCTGAATATGGAATCAACATATCCGTTAAAAACTACAGCACTCTTCAATTCTTTGATTTTGAAAACTCCATCCTGAGCTTTCTGTAA
- the rlmH gene encoding 23S rRNA (pseudouridine(1915)-N(3))-methyltransferase RlmH, with product MFIQLIAVGKLKEKYLVQGIQEYAKRLTPYLKFQMIEVADEKAPDTLSEAEVSGVKAREGERILAHVKEGAHVIALAIDGKLWSSEELAGELDRLGTYGTSHVVFVIGGSHGLSDAVLSRAQQRLSFGRMTLPHQLMRLVLVEQIYRAVKINRGEPYHK from the coding sequence ATGTTCATTCAGCTCATTGCGGTCGGAAAATTGAAAGAGAAATACCTGGTACAGGGCATCCAGGAATATGCCAAGCGGCTTACGCCCTACCTCAAATTCCAGATGATTGAGGTAGCGGATGAAAAAGCGCCCGATACCTTAAGCGAAGCCGAGGTATCGGGCGTGAAGGCGCGAGAGGGCGAGCGCATCCTCGCGCATGTGAAGGAGGGCGCGCATGTCATCGCGCTCGCCATCGACGGCAAGCTCTGGAGCTCGGAGGAGCTTGCCGGGGAGCTCGACAGACTCGGCACCTACGGGACGAGCCATGTCGTGTTCGTCATCGGAGGCAGCCACGGGCTCTCCGATGCGGTCCTGAGCCGCGCGCAGCAGCGGCTCAGCTTCGGGCGCATGACGCTGCCCCACCAGCTCATGCGCCTGGTGCTGGTGGAGCAGATTTATCGGGCGGTGAAGATCAATCGAGGTGAACCGTACCACAAGTAG
- a CDS encoding DUF4386 domain-containing protein, producing the protein MSTPAARAAGISLILMAAAAAFSYGYVHGGLVTEGDPAATFGSLSAAPLLFRAEILGWTLIMVCDIVAAWGLYKVLKPVQPGLSLLGAWLRLSYTAVLAVAVSSLVVVSLITGSGNGAFPGFTAGQLETETMLFLGAFKAVWSVGLIIFGGHLLIVGVLALRAGNIPKIISVLLLLAGAGYIVIHVCRTLWPEAEGLVKGLEWVFMLPMTAGELGFGIWLLFRAPSPSVRGGAAS; encoded by the coding sequence ATGTCGACTCCAGCGGCCCGGGCGGCCGGGATTTCACTCATTTTAATGGCGGCTGCCGCCGCATTCTCGTACGGATATGTACATGGAGGTCTGGTCACGGAGGGAGACCCGGCCGCTACATTTGGCAGCTTGAGCGCCGCTCCCCTGCTGTTCAGGGCTGAGATCCTGGGTTGGACCCTGATTATGGTCTGTGACATCGTGGCTGCATGGGGATTATATAAGGTGCTGAAGCCGGTGCAACCGGGCCTGTCCCTACTGGGCGCATGGCTGCGCCTCTCATATACGGCGGTCTTGGCTGTGGCCGTCTCGAGCCTTGTTGTGGTTTCCCTGATTACAGGCAGCGGAAACGGGGCATTTCCGGGCTTCACGGCCGGTCAGCTGGAGACGGAGACGATGCTGTTTCTGGGAGCTTTTAAAGCGGTATGGTCGGTTGGTTTGATAATTTTTGGCGGGCATCTTCTGATTGTGGGGGTTCTGGCTCTCCGAGCAGGGAATATACCGAAGATCATCAGCGTACTGCTGCTGTTGGCCGGGGCGGGTTATATCGTCATCCATGTGTGCCGCACGCTTTGGCCTGAAGCCGAGGGTCTTGTAAAGGGGCTGGAATGGGTGTTTATGCTGCCGATGACCGCCGGGGAACTGGGCTTCGGGATCTGGCTGCTGTTCAGAGCTCCGTCTCCGAGCGTTCGCGGTGGAGCCGCTTCTTGA
- a CDS encoding Crp/Fnr family transcriptional regulator yields the protein MKHLLLKYMARLTSLSEEEQRAILDEILIEEYKKGTVLLRQGEVPDKCYFVLKGCVRQHAVDVMGRDITSNFYTEEQAIAIFNVHKPDKSSDYALTCLEDSVLVVARLDTEREMYAKYTQLESMMRRMIEESFGQVQEEFAAFIASSPEECYKTLLLRRPGLIDRVPQHQLASYLGMTPESLSRIKKRLHRERSETEL from the coding sequence ATGAAGCATCTTTTACTGAAATATATGGCCCGGCTGACCTCCTTGAGCGAAGAAGAGCAGCGCGCCATACTGGATGAAATTCTTATCGAAGAATACAAGAAGGGAACCGTTCTGCTCAGGCAGGGGGAAGTTCCCGACAAATGCTATTTCGTCCTGAAGGGATGCGTCCGGCAGCATGCGGTTGATGTGATGGGGCGGGACATAACCTCGAACTTCTACACGGAGGAGCAGGCGATCGCCATCTTCAACGTACATAAGCCAGATAAATCGTCGGATTACGCCCTGACCTGTCTGGAGGACTCTGTATTGGTCGTCGCCCGGCTGGACACCGAGAGGGAGATGTACGCCAAATACACGCAGTTGGAGTCCATGATGCGCCGGATGATTGAGGAGAGCTTCGGTCAGGTTCAGGAGGAGTTCGCCGCCTTTATCGCCTCTTCTCCCGAGGAGTGTTACAAGACCCTGCTTCTTCGAAGACCCGGACTCATCGACCGAGTTCCCCAGCATCAGCTGGCAAGCTATCTCGGCATGACGCCGGAGTCGCTGAGCCGGATCAAGAAGCGGCTCCACCGCGAACGCTCGGAGACGGAGCTCTGA
- a CDS encoding pyridoxamine 5'-phosphate oxidase family protein → MEMDQTIEALIDQAEVSFIGSVDDEGFPNMKAMLPPRRREGQGVFYFTTNTSSMRVRQYRNYPQACVYFCNPRTFKGVMLRGTMEVLEDQDSKDLIWREGDTDYYPLGVTDPDYCVLKFTAENGRYYSHFHSDNFEVPMMR, encoded by the coding sequence ATGGAAATGGACCAGACGATCGAGGCTTTAATCGACCAGGCCGAGGTTTCTTTTATCGGTTCCGTGGATGACGAGGGGTTTCCGAACATGAAAGCAATGCTGCCGCCGCGCCGCAGGGAAGGACAGGGAGTCTTTTATTTCACGACCAATACCTCCTCCATGCGGGTCCGGCAGTATCGGAACTATCCGCAGGCCTGTGTGTACTTCTGCAATCCGCGTACGTTTAAGGGCGTTATGCTGAGAGGGACGATGGAGGTGCTGGAGGATCAGGACTCCAAGGACCTGATTTGGCGTGAGGGCGATACGGACTATTATCCGCTCGGCGTGACCGACCCGGACTACTGCGTGCTGAAATTTACGGCGGAGAATGGGCGGTACTACAGCCATTTTCATTCGGACAATTTTGAAGTGCCCATGATGCGGTAA
- a CDS encoding VOC family protein: MNLSMNWITLRVRDLEASLNFYHGILKLPIQRRFESRGRQIAMLGTDGQPKIELIQGSESVLKPESGVSIGFEVESLDEAMEYLKSEGIPTVRGPVAPNPPLRFFYILDPDGFEVQLAEHS; the protein is encoded by the coding sequence ATGAATTTGAGCATGAATTGGATTACACTCCGGGTGCGCGATTTGGAGGCGTCCCTGAACTTCTATCACGGGATTCTCAAACTCCCGATTCAGCGCAGATTCGAGAGCAGAGGCAGGCAGATCGCCATGCTGGGGACGGATGGGCAGCCGAAAATTGAGCTAATTCAGGGGAGCGAATCGGTACTGAAGCCGGAATCCGGCGTGTCTATTGGTTTTGAGGTGGAGTCCCTGGATGAGGCAATGGAATACCTAAAGAGCGAGGGCATCCCGACTGTCCGCGGGCCGGTCGCACCCAATCCCCCCCTGCGGTTCTTTTATATCCTGGACCCGGACGGCTTTGAAGTGCAGCTAGCGGAGCATAGCTAG
- a CDS encoding CxxH/CxxC protein — protein sequence MYVVCKEHLELAIDMFVDEYEDAPDIVDLKDTEFSDWDPPAKCAECEKNAEFLVV from the coding sequence ATGTATGTAGTATGCAAAGAACATCTGGAGCTGGCCATCGACATGTTCGTTGACGAATATGAGGATGCGCCCGACATCGTGGATCTGAAAGATACGGAATTCTCGGACTGGGACCCGCCGGCGAAGTGCGCGGAATGCGAGAAGAACGCGGAGTTTCTGGTGGTGTAA
- the cydC gene encoding thiol reductant ABC exporter subunit CydC, with translation MKREGWFAPYVSSYFWRFLLIVMLGALTVFSASSLMYTSGFLISKASIPPENILMIYVPIVGVRAFGTSRAVIHYVERLVGHDTILRILSQMRQRLYSILEPQALFLSSRFRTGDILGMLADDIEYLQNVYLRTVFPAVISLIIYAAAVIAIGTFDVRFALLIGLYILVLVAVLPLISLLLTQKRQREIKQERNRLYQKLTDAVLGMSDWMISGRQGQFVETYEADERAVARTDAALRRWARLRMFLGQSVVGLGVLSMIWWAGGQFAQGAIPGTLIAAFALVVFPVADAFLPVSEAIEKIPQYRNSLERLAGVEERQSELAEGGEKAGNTSYEGDSELSKAGGADGGQPGSANLEQSGADRAAGSDSGRAGSDLSAAGGKEGHSAHISLRNAGYSYGEAGEWSVRDLTLDIPQGKKIAIIGRSGAGKSTLLKMIQGALTPTAGSVTINGRAAASYGDRIPSIISVLNQRPHLFDTTVANNIRLGAPEASEEQVAQAGALAKLGDLIASLPAGYDTRVREAGQRFSGGERQRIALARILLQNTPVVLLDEPTVGLDPRTERELLSTIFAAMEGKTLIWVTHHLVGAERMDEVIFMENGRVEMRGTHAELMASEPRYRRLYELDRPGYTAQRASSAN, from the coding sequence TTGAAACGGGAAGGCTGGTTTGCTCCATATGTGTCGTCCTATTTCTGGCGTTTCCTGCTGATTGTCATGCTGGGCGCGCTGACCGTATTCTCGGCTTCATCCCTGATGTATACGTCCGGCTTCCTGATTTCCAAGGCATCCATCCCGCCGGAGAACATCCTCATGATCTATGTCCCGATTGTCGGCGTCCGCGCGTTCGGCACAAGCCGGGCGGTCATCCACTATGTGGAGCGGCTGGTCGGGCATGATACGATTCTGCGGATTTTGTCCCAGATGCGTCAGCGGCTGTACTCCATCCTGGAACCGCAGGCATTATTCCTGTCCTCGCGCTTCCGCACGGGCGATATCCTCGGGATGCTGGCTGACGACATTGAGTATTTGCAAAATGTATACCTGCGTACCGTATTCCCCGCCGTCATTTCCCTGATCATCTACGCGGCGGCGGTTATCGCCATCGGCACCTTCGATGTGCGGTTCGCGCTGCTGATCGGCCTGTACATCCTGGTGCTGGTCGCCGTGCTGCCGCTTATTTCGCTGCTGCTGACGCAAAAACGTCAGCGCGAGATCAAGCAAGAGCGCAACCGGCTGTACCAGAAGCTGACCGATGCCGTGCTCGGCATGAGCGACTGGATGATCAGCGGGCGGCAGGGCCAGTTCGTCGAAACGTATGAGGCGGATGAGCGGGCGGTCGCCCGTACGGATGCCGCGCTGCGGCGGTGGGCGAGGCTGCGCATGTTCCTGGGCCAGTCGGTAGTTGGCCTTGGCGTCTTGTCCATGATCTGGTGGGCCGGGGGCCAATTCGCGCAGGGCGCTATTCCCGGCACGCTGATCGCCGCCTTTGCCCTTGTGGTCTTCCCGGTTGCCGACGCTTTCCTGCCGGTATCCGAGGCCATTGAGAAAATCCCGCAGTACCGCAATTCGCTGGAGCGGCTTGCGGGTGTGGAGGAAAGGCAGTCGGAGTTAGCGGAGGGCGGCGAAAAGGCGGGTAACACGTCATATGAGGGAGACTCAGAGCTGTCTAAGGCTGGTGGCGCAGACGGCGGCCAACCGGGCAGTGCTAATTTGGAGCAGTCAGGTGCTGACCGTGCAGCTGGGAGCGACTCCGGCCGCGCTGGTTCAGACCTGTCTGCAGCCGGTGGCAAAGAAGGTCATTCGGCGCATATTTCGCTGCGCAATGCAGGTTATAGCTACGGCGAAGCCGGAGAATGGTCGGTTCGCGATTTGACGCTGGACATTCCCCAAGGCAAGAAAATCGCCATCATCGGCCGCAGTGGTGCAGGCAAATCGACGCTGCTGAAGATGATTCAGGGAGCGCTTACTCCAACCGCAGGGTCAGTCACGATTAATGGACGTGCCGCCGCTTCTTACGGAGACCGGATTCCATCCATTATCTCTGTGCTGAACCAGCGTCCGCATCTGTTCGACACGACCGTTGCCAATAACATCCGTCTCGGCGCCCCGGAGGCTTCCGAGGAGCAAGTCGCGCAGGCGGGCGCTTTGGCGAAGCTTGGCGACCTGATCGCCTCGCTGCCCGCAGGTTACGACACGCGGGTACGCGAAGCAGGTCAGCGCTTCTCCGGCGGGGAACGTCAGCGGATCGCCCTGGCGCGCATTCTGCTGCAAAATACGCCTGTCGTTCTGCTCGACGAGCCTACCGTCGGCCTCGATCCGCGTACTGAGCGGGAGCTGCTGTCGACGATTTTTGCCGCAATGGAGGGCAAGACGCTGATCTGGGTCACGCATCACCTGGTCGGCGCGGAGCGGATGGACGAAGTGATTTTTATGGAGAACGGCAGAGTCGAAATGCGCGGCACCCACGCCGAGCTGATGGCTTCCGAGCCTCGGTACCGCAGATTGTATGAGCTCGATCGGCCGGGGTATACGGCGCAGCGCGCCTCTTCGGCCAATTAA
- the cydD gene encoding thiol reductant ABC exporter subunit CydD has product MDRNLLGYKGVRPAFLAVGFLTLVQSLSILLLAASLAEVISALFAGKPLKEQWGTALLFLLAFLARHACGLLMSSISYRFAEKTGSAMRREMMDRLFRLGPRMAGDQGTGTLVTLVLEGVTKFRTYLELIIPRMVGMAVTPVLLLVYVYTQDSMSGIILTVTMPIIIVFMILIGMTARKQMDRQLESYRTLSNHFVDSLRGLETLKFLGRSKDHSQAIAEVSDRYRSATMRTLRVAFLSSFALDFFTMLSVASVAVSLGVRLVNGDMTLVTGLTILILAPEYFLPVRLVGADFHATLDGKEAGEAMKGIIDREPVKAVALERGASALTDAPAGDEGLPEDRSGAEDTEYASAGRPGGNPSVGGRSAAVSGQSASVLLESAFAWNGSSMLSLQGIGVRHEEGGPSSLEEISLQFTGTGKIGIIGESGAGKSTLIDVLAGFLHPGVGSITINGCEVSALTDDAWRRQTSYIPQRPYIFSGTLADNVRFYYPEAPLAAISRAVAAAGLSPLAASLPDGLDERIGGGGRSLSGGQEQRVALARALLSSRPIMLLDEPTAHLDIETEYELKETMLPLFEDKLVFLATHRLHWMADMDRIIVMKQGRVAEVGTHQELLERKGTYYELVEAQLEGIH; this is encoded by the coding sequence ATGGATAGAAATTTGCTTGGGTATAAAGGAGTGAGGCCGGCCTTTCTGGCGGTAGGCTTCCTTACCCTGGTGCAAAGCTTGTCCATCCTGCTGCTAGCCGCATCGCTGGCAGAAGTTATCTCCGCGCTGTTCGCGGGGAAGCCGCTGAAGGAACAATGGGGCACTGCGCTGTTGTTCCTTCTTGCGTTTCTGGCGCGGCATGCCTGCGGACTGCTGATGAGCAGTATCTCGTACCGGTTCGCCGAGAAGACGGGCAGCGCCATGCGGCGTGAGATGATGGACAGGCTGTTCCGGCTGGGGCCGAGAATGGCCGGGGATCAAGGAACGGGAACCTTGGTGACGCTCGTACTGGAGGGAGTGACGAAGTTCCGCACCTACTTGGAGCTGATTATTCCGCGCATGGTCGGCATGGCGGTAACGCCAGTGCTGCTGCTCGTTTATGTGTACACACAGGACAGTATGAGCGGGATTATTCTAACCGTGACGATGCCGATTATTATCGTATTCATGATTCTGATCGGCATGACAGCCCGTAAGCAGATGGACCGGCAGCTGGAATCGTACCGGACGCTGTCCAATCACTTTGTGGACTCGCTGCGGGGGCTTGAGACGCTGAAATTTCTCGGGCGAAGCAAGGACCACAGCCAGGCCATCGCGGAGGTCAGCGACCGCTACCGGTCGGCAACGATGCGCACGCTGCGTGTGGCGTTCCTGTCATCGTTCGCGCTTGATTTCTTCACCATGCTGTCCGTTGCTTCCGTGGCCGTCAGTCTCGGCGTGCGGCTGGTGAACGGCGATATGACGCTGGTTACGGGACTGACGATTCTAATCCTGGCGCCGGAATATTTCCTGCCGGTGCGGCTGGTCGGCGCCGACTTTCACGCCACGCTTGACGGCAAGGAAGCGGGTGAAGCGATGAAGGGCATTATTGACCGTGAACCTGTAAAGGCGGTAGCGCTAGAGCGTGGGGCATCAGCTTTGACGGATGCTCCGGCAGGAGATGAGGGGCTGCCGGAAGATCGCTCCGGGGCAGAGGACACGGAGTATGCTTCGGCGGGCAGACCGGGTGGGAATCCCTCCGTCGGCGGGAGGTCTGCGGCAGTCTCCGGTCAAAGCGCTTCTGTCTTGCTGGAGTCGGCATTTGCCTGGAATGGCAGCAGTATGCTGTCTCTCCAGGGGATCGGGGTACGGCATGAAGAAGGCGGCCCTTCCTCGCTGGAGGAGATTAGTTTGCAGTTCACCGGCACCGGCAAAATCGGCATCATCGGCGAAAGCGGCGCCGGAAAATCGACGCTGATTGATGTGCTGGCCGGGTTTTTGCACCCGGGCGTGGGGAGCATAACGATTAACGGCTGCGAGGTGAGCGCGCTGACCGACGACGCCTGGCGGCGCCAGACGTCATATATTCCGCAGCGGCCGTACATTTTCAGCGGAACGCTGGCGGATAATGTCCGGTTCTACTACCCGGAGGCTCCGCTTGCTGCTATTTCCAGAGCTGTCGCCGCTGCCGGACTGTCGCCGCTTGCCGCCTCGCTGCCTGATGGACTGGATGAAAGGATTGGCGGCGGAGGACGTTCCTTAAGCGGCGGACAAGAGCAGCGGGTCGCGCTGGCGCGGGCGCTGCTGAGCAGCCGTCCGATCATGCTGCTGGACGAACCGACGGCGCATCTGGATATCGAGACGGAATATGAGCTGAAGGAAACGATGCTGCCGCTGTTTGAGGACAAGCTTGTCTTTCTGGCTACGCATCGTCTGCACTGGATGGCGGACATGGACCGCATTATTGTTATGAAGCAGGGCAGGGTTGCCGAAGTGGGCACCCATCAGGAGCTTCTTGAACGCAAAGGAACCTATTACGAGCTTGTAGAAGCGCAACTGGAGGGGATTCATTGA
- the cydB gene encoding cytochrome d ubiquinol oxidase subunit II produces MLSLNELWFVLIAVLFVGFFFLEGFDFGVGMQSQLLPKDERQRRVMINSIGPFWDANEVWLITGAGAMFAAFPEWYATLFSGFYVPFVFALFGLILRGVAFEYRGKAQSGGWRKTWDLSILIGSFLPPFLLAIVFASFIKGLPIDGDMQMHAAFFGDIVNVYTVLAGLAVVLMCNIHGLLFTALRTFGELQERARKRARTLLLPTGVLLLAFVIMTYFQTDIFDVRGALLWAIVVLGLVAFLLAGYFSKKKRDGWAFGMTGAVLGLSVISVFVGLFPRVMVSSLGEAYNLTITNAASGHYSLKVMTIVALTMLPFVLGYQIWSYFIFHKRLSDKETLEY; encoded by the coding sequence ATGCTCTCACTTAATGAACTTTGGTTTGTGCTGATTGCGGTTCTCTTCGTCGGATTCTTCTTCCTGGAAGGCTTCGACTTCGGTGTGGGGATGCAGTCTCAACTGCTCCCGAAGGACGAACGTCAGCGCCGGGTAATGATTAACTCCATCGGTCCTTTCTGGGATGCGAACGAGGTATGGCTCATTACCGGGGCAGGGGCGATGTTCGCCGCGTTCCCCGAATGGTACGCGACGCTGTTCAGCGGATTTTATGTGCCGTTTGTCTTCGCTCTGTTCGGTCTGATTCTCCGGGGTGTGGCCTTTGAATACAGAGGCAAAGCACAATCCGGCGGCTGGAGAAAGACCTGGGATCTGTCCATTCTGATCGGCAGCTTCCTTCCGCCTTTCCTGCTTGCCATAGTCTTTGCGAGCTTTATCAAAGGTCTGCCGATTGACGGCGACATGCAGATGCACGCAGCCTTTTTCGGCGACATTGTCAATGTCTATACGGTGCTGGCCGGCCTTGCGGTTGTCCTGATGTGCAATATTCACGGCCTGCTGTTCACGGCGCTGCGCACCTTCGGCGAGCTGCAGGAACGGGCTCGCAAACGGGCACGGACTCTGCTGCTGCCAACAGGCGTGCTGCTGCTGGCTTTTGTCATTATGACTTACTTCCAGACGGATATCTTCGACGTGCGCGGTGCGCTGCTGTGGGCTATTGTGGTGCTGGGTCTGGTCGCTTTCTTGCTGGCGGGTTATTTCAGTAAGAAGAAGCGTGACGGCTGGGCATTCGGCATGACCGGCGCGGTGCTGGGCCTCTCGGTAATCTCCGTATTCGTCGGCCTGTTCCCCCGGGTTATGGTCAGCTCGCTTGGGGAAGCTTACAACTTAACTATTACGAACGCCGCATCCGGTCATTATTCGCTTAAAGTGATGACGATCGTGGCGCTGACCATGCTGCCGTTCGTGCTGGGCTATCAGATCTGGAGCTATTTTATCTTCCACAAACGGCTTAGCGATAAGGAGACTCTCGAATATTAA